In Aegilops tauschii subsp. strangulata cultivar AL8/78 chromosome 3, Aet v6.0, whole genome shotgun sequence, one genomic interval encodes:
- the LOC109772128 gene encoding uncharacterized protein, producing MDNSSDAHSRHRCAACYRQFNRMEHLVEHMRSSHHSYHEPRCGVCGKHCRSLDALRDHLGFGASLPSKPACAAAFQAHGCPLCLVVFPTASALRAHCAACKLSRASIPSSMQSLTTTMSRMGVRGGGRAVALGCKMVGGGSDGTLDVCARVCVVDEHEAILYESFVKPIIPVTHYRYETTGIRPEHLRGAPTVKQAMRRVQDILLNGEQSYYSSRGAARLLVGHGLEHDLDALGMDYPAHLKRDTATYPPLMKTSARLMSNSLRYLTRSCLGYDIQTGGHHHPYDDCVAAMRLYKRMRAMSHLHLNGRRKDDDDESTAKAFPAWRQRELERMSPEELLAMSKPDYQCWCLDDDRRC from the exons ATGGACAACTCTTCAGATGCTCACAG CCGTCACAGGTGCGCCGCGTGCTACCGGCAGTTCAACCGGATGGAGCACCTGGTGGAGCACATGCGGTCGTCGCACCACTCCTACCACGAGCCCCGCTGCGGCGTCTGCGGCAAGCACTGCCGCTCCCTCGATGCGCTCCGCGACCACCTCGGCTTCGGCGCCTCCCTGCCCTCCAAGCCCGCCTGCGCCGCCGCCTTCCAAGCCCACGGCTGCCCGCTTTGCCTCGTCGTCTTCCCCACCGCCAGCGCCCTCCGCGCCCACTGCGCCGCATGCAAGCTCTCCCGCGCTTCGATTCCCTCTTCCATGCAGAGCCTCACTACGACTATGTCGAGGATGGGCGTTCGAGGCGGCGGGCGCGCGGTGGCGTTGGGGTGCAAGATGGTGGGCGGCGGCAGCGACGGCACGCTCGACGTATGCGCCCGCGTCTGCGTCGTCGACGAGCACGAGGCCATCCTCTACGAGAGCTTCGTGAAGCCCATCATCCCGGTCACGCACTACCGGTACGAGACCACCGGGATCCGCCCCGAGCACCTCCGCGGCGCGCCCACGGTGAAGCAGGCGATGAGGCGGGTGCAGGACATCCTCCTCAACGGCGAGCAATCTTATTACTCCTCCCGTGGCGCCGCCCGGCTCCTCGTCGGCCATGGGCTGGAGCACGACCTCGACGCGCTGGGCATGGACTACCCGGCGCACCTGAAGCGGGACACGGCGACGTACCCGCCGCTGATGAAGACCAGCGCCAGGCTCATGAGCAACTCGCTCCGGTATCTCACGCGGAGCTGCCTGGGGTATGACATACAGACCGGCGGACACCATCACCCCTACGACGACTGCGTGGCCGCCATGCGCCTGTACAAGAGGATGCGCGCCATGAGCCACCTGCACCTGAACGGCCGGCGTAAGGACGACGACGATGAGTCCACGGCCAAGGCCTTCCCGGCGTGGAGGCAGCGAGAGCTGGAGCGCATGTCGCCGGAGGAGCTCCTCGCGATGTCCAAACCCGACTACCAATGTTGGTGCCTCGACGACGACCGGCGATGCTGA